The following coding sequences are from one Desulfovibrio psychrotolerans window:
- the dapB gene encoding 4-hydroxy-tetrahydrodipicolinate reductase, which translates to MSVLVIVMGANGRMGNIIAQMVKNSDKHTLAAVVERPGNTQRLDAWGCIVGTDLDEVLPKVPGGIVIDFTAPEASVAHAEAAARHGNGIVIGTTGLNDEQKARLAELAKKTPVFWSPNMSVGVNVLLKILPDLVRHLGELYDLEMVELHHNKKKDSPSGTALRLAECLAEARGWDLKDVGNYHREGLIGERPRQEIGVQTIRGGDVVGVHTVYCLGPGERIEVTHQAHSRETFAAGSLRAAAWLADQKPGKLYTMSDIF; encoded by the coding sequence ATGAGCGTGTTAGTGATAGTCATGGGGGCCAACGGGCGCATGGGCAACATCATTGCCCAGATGGTGAAAAACAGCGACAAGCACACCCTTGCCGCCGTGGTGGAACGCCCCGGCAATACCCAGCGGCTGGATGCGTGGGGCTGCATAGTGGGAACCGATCTAGACGAGGTGCTGCCCAAGGTTCCCGGCGGTATCGTCATAGATTTCACCGCGCCGGAAGCGAGCGTCGCGCATGCAGAGGCGGCCGCCCGGCACGGCAACGGCATTGTCATAGGCACCACGGGCCTCAATGATGAGCAGAAGGCCAGACTGGCGGAACTGGCGAAAAAGACCCCGGTGTTCTGGTCGCCCAACATGAGCGTGGGTGTGAATGTGCTGCTCAAAATTCTTCCGGACCTTGTGCGGCATCTGGGCGAACTCTACGACCTTGAAATGGTGGAACTGCACCACAACAAAAAGAAAGACTCCCCCAGCGGAACGGCGTTGCGCCTTGCAGAATGCCTTGCCGAGGCACGCGGATGGGACCTGAAGGACGTGGGCAATTACCACCGCGAAGGCCTCATCGGCGAACGCCCCAGGCAGGAGATAGGCGTGCAGACCATTCGCGGCGGCGATGTGGTGGGCGTGCACACCGTGTACTGCCTCGGACCGGGCGAACGCATAGAGGTCACGCATCAGGCTCACTCGCGTGAAACCTTTGCCGCAGGCTCCCTGCGTGCCGCCGCGTGGCTGGCGGACCAGAAGCCCGGCAAGCTGTACACCATGTCGGATATCTTCTGA
- a CDS encoding NAD+ synthase, with amino-acid sequence MRIALLQCNPVVGDVVGNARRIREAVLRAAHDGADLCVTPELAICGYPPRDLLLRENFAQACWIALEELARQLADTGENGFAAPAVLVGTPVRNPHPVGNPVHNSAVLLEGGSVTVVSHKTLLPTYDVFDERRYFEPGKGCGRVVVAGKRVGVTICEDVWNDKHFWKSHRYYDTDPVADLMDGEVDILVNLSASPFSLGKQSVRERMLASLAVRHGVPVAYANQVGGNDDLVFAGKSVVFDAAGKLVARGQGFSEDVVLADPFAGTGTVQADDPAPEAQAWQALVLGTRDYVRKCGFSSVVLGLSGGIDSALTAAIAAEALGPENVLGVLMPSPFSSRGSVDDSLELASRLGIRTRTIPIEPMMHAFEDALAPVFQGRARDVTEENIQSRVRGNLLMAISNKLGAMLLTTGNKSELSVGYCTIYGDMAGGLAVISDVPKTLVWSISRWLNTQEGSERIPQVIIDKVPSAELRPDQKDSDSLPEYDVLDAILKAHVEGRQCRASLLAAGFAVQDVERVLHLVRISEFKRRQAPPGLKITDTAFGTGWRMPVAARVNLPEDTGQAEDAGQA; translated from the coding sequence ATGCGCATAGCCTTGTTGCAGTGCAACCCCGTGGTGGGTGATGTGGTGGGCAATGCCCGCCGTATCCGGGAAGCAGTGCTCCGCGCGGCGCATGACGGGGCCGATCTGTGCGTCACGCCGGAACTCGCCATATGCGGCTATCCTCCGCGCGATCTGCTGCTGCGCGAAAATTTCGCGCAGGCCTGCTGGATCGCACTGGAGGAACTGGCCCGTCAGCTTGCGGATACGGGAGAGAACGGATTCGCCGCCCCGGCTGTTCTGGTCGGTACGCCCGTGCGTAACCCGCATCCCGTGGGCAACCCCGTGCACAACAGCGCGGTGCTGCTGGAAGGCGGTTCCGTGACCGTGGTGTCGCACAAGACCCTTCTGCCCACCTATGATGTGTTTGACGAACGCCGGTATTTTGAGCCGGGCAAAGGGTGCGGCCGTGTGGTGGTCGCCGGAAAGCGCGTGGGCGTAACCATCTGCGAAGACGTGTGGAACGACAAGCACTTCTGGAAATCCCACCGTTATTACGATACAGACCCCGTGGCCGACCTTATGGACGGCGAGGTGGATATTCTGGTCAACCTTTCCGCTTCCCCCTTCTCGCTGGGCAAACAGTCCGTGCGTGAACGCATGCTCGCATCCCTTGCCGTGCGCCACGGTGTTCCCGTGGCCTACGCCAATCAGGTGGGCGGCAACGATGATCTGGTTTTTGCGGGCAAAAGCGTGGTATTTGATGCGGCAGGCAAGCTCGTGGCGCGCGGGCAGGGCTTTTCTGAAGATGTGGTGCTGGCCGACCCCTTCGCGGGAACAGGCACCGTGCAGGCAGACGACCCTGCCCCGGAAGCTCAGGCTTGGCAGGCACTGGTGCTCGGAACCCGCGACTATGTGCGCAAGTGCGGTTTCTCCTCCGTGGTGCTGGGACTTTCCGGCGGCATAGATTCCGCGCTCACCGCCGCTATCGCTGCCGAGGCCCTCGGGCCGGAAAACGTTCTGGGTGTGCTCATGCCGTCCCCGTTTTCCAGCCGTGGCAGCGTGGACGATTCGCTGGAACTGGCGTCCCGGCTGGGCATCCGTACCCGCACCATCCCCATTGAGCCGATGATGCATGCCTTTGAAGATGCCCTCGCTCCCGTCTTTCAGGGCAGAGCGCGTGATGTGACGGAAGAGAACATCCAGTCCCGCGTGCGCGGCAATCTGCTCATGGCCATATCCAACAAACTGGGGGCCATGCTGCTCACCACGGGCAACAAGTCGGAGCTTTCCGTGGGCTACTGCACCATCTACGGCGACATGGCGGGCGGTCTGGCCGTCATATCGGACGTGCCCAAAACACTGGTCTGGTCCATCTCCCGCTGGCTGAACACGCAGGAAGGGTCGGAGCGCATCCCGCAGGTCATCATAGACAAAGTGCCTTCCGCCGAACTGCGCCCCGACCAGAAGGACAGCGACAGCCTGCCGGAATACGACGTGCTGGACGCCATCCTCAAAGCCCATGTGGAAGGGCGGCAGTGCCGCGCCTCCCTGCTGGCGGCGGGGTTTGCCGTGCAGGACGTGGAAAGGGTGCTGCATCTCGTGCGCATATCCGAATTCAAGCGGCGTCAGGCGCCTCCCGGACTCAAGATAACGGATACCGCGTTCGGCACAGGGTGGCGCATGCCCGTGGCTGCCCGTGTGAACCTGCCGGAAGATACGGGACAGGCAGAAGATGCAGGACAGGCATAG
- a CDS encoding (Fe-S)-binding protein has protein sequence MPDPVLHTARACTECGACVALCPFLKDHGTPKALALAHETDGPGTRSTAFLCSLCGLCTAVCPEGLDPATMLLCMRRAAVTEGELDITPYRPLLAYEQTGSSALFRHAALPDGCRTVFFPGCTLPGTRPGTTWRLYTHLCSCIPALGMVLDCCHKPSHDLGRQEYFLRRFTALCRNLREAGVETVLTACPNCHKVFSRYAEGLRVRTVYETLTGHPPQKPGDAQQNRTMKATVTAFGTASGNAPETYPVTGPVTVPATASGTEPVTVHDPCPLRTETAVHDAVRTLLLREDMRVEEMTHARGRTLCCGEGGAVSLRAPEYARRWTARRQRQAKGRTMITYCAGCARYLSCPDTKHSGEDLAAQNRSNGTAARRNDSPPVLHVLDVLFPHGNGCSKAPLRGPWTYAARLLLKLRLMFRLMFRLMS, from the coding sequence ATGCCCGACCCCGTTCTTCATACGGCGCGCGCATGCACGGAATGCGGGGCGTGTGTGGCCCTGTGCCCTTTTCTGAAGGACCACGGCACACCAAAAGCACTTGCGCTGGCGCACGAAACCGACGGCCCCGGCACCAGAAGCACTGCCTTTTTGTGCAGCTTGTGCGGACTATGTACGGCCGTATGCCCGGAAGGGCTTGACCCCGCCACCATGCTCCTGTGCATGCGCAGGGCTGCCGTGACCGAAGGAGAACTGGACATAACCCCCTACAGGCCGCTGCTGGCGTATGAACAAACCGGCAGTTCCGCCCTGTTCCGCCATGCCGCACTGCCGGACGGCTGCCGGACGGTATTCTTCCCCGGCTGCACGCTTCCCGGAACCCGCCCCGGCACAACATGGCGGCTTTACACGCACCTGTGTTCCTGCATTCCCGCGCTGGGCATGGTGCTGGACTGCTGCCACAAGCCTTCGCACGACCTTGGCAGACAGGAGTATTTTCTCCGGCGGTTCACGGCCTTATGCCGGAATCTGCGTGAAGCCGGGGTAGAGACAGTGCTCACGGCGTGCCCCAACTGCCACAAGGTGTTCAGCCGGTATGCGGAAGGCCTGCGTGTGCGCACCGTGTATGAAACGCTGACCGGACACCCGCCGCAGAAGCCCGGAGATGCACAGCAGAACCGGACAATGAAAGCGACTGTGACAGCCTTTGGGACCGCCTCTGGGAACGCACCTGAGACATACCCAGTGACCGGCCCTGTGACCGTGCCGGCGACCGCGTCTGGGACGGAGCCTGTGACCGTTCATGACCCTTGCCCGTTGCGCACAGAGACAGCCGTGCACGATGCCGTGCGCACACTGCTGCTGCGCGAGGATATGCGGGTGGAGGAAATGACACACGCACGGGGCCGTACCTTGTGCTGCGGCGAAGGTGGGGCCGTGAGCCTGCGTGCGCCCGAATATGCCCGCCGGTGGACGGCGCGAAGACAGCGGCAGGCAAAGGGCCGGACCATGATCACCTACTGTGCCGGATGTGCCCGGTATCTGAGCTGTCCGGACACCAAGCATTCGGGCGAAGACCTTGCGGCACAGAACCGCAGCAATGGAACGGCTGCACGCCGGAACGATTCCCCGCCCGTTCTTCATGTGCTGGATGTGCTGTTTCCGCATGGAAACGGATGCTCCAAGGCACCGTTACGCGGGCCGTGGACCTATGCCGCGCGCCTGCTGCTGAAGCTGCGCCTAATGTTCCGCCTAATGTTCCGCCTGATGTCATGA
- a CDS encoding molybdopterin-dependent oxidoreductase, protein MKYISACTLDCPDACSVIVETGPDGKVSITGNPDHPFTRGFICSKGRKAHERIISPERITTPLAKVNGAFRPVDWDTALDRIADRLNALRHVPASILHIRSHGYRGALAEASRFLFRSLGASTTRGALCDDAGIEASIADFGALDHNDPLDMLNAGFIVNWGKDLSRSSIHTAQLVKEVRKRGRKVISISPGGDGNAEFSDTVIRIRPGTDRFLAAAIIRKLLVRGYASTSAIFKTANWDAFKELIAAQDEQSLLRDCDCSEQDLNLLANVYGNMDLKPVASIIGWGMQRHVFGAENVRFINALGLLSGHVGRAGGGVYFNISSGRNLNTDWAKNAGTPARRLLLPAIGREILQATPPVKFLWADGSNFVNQTPDAATNAAAMDAIDFKVVVDGYMTDTAMRADIILPCAMNHEREEILGSCLHNGVQYSAAVFAPAGEARHDFDIMTDIAARLGIAAPTREDVLRQALDSPYLSVSLEELRAKGFAMADHPAVAWENYDFAHPDGKYRLPEALHTEPPVPQGFPLQLLSLVHRDFLHSQMPEVVQDAPPTVWVNIGNPVLRTLDNTRPIYLATPKGRMAVRVEVLTDLHPRCAIIRRGGWMKHGNCANPLIEPRITDMGETAAYYSQHARLEN, encoded by the coding sequence ATGAAATATATTTCCGCCTGTACACTGGACTGCCCGGACGCCTGTTCCGTCATTGTGGAAACCGGGCCGGACGGCAAGGTTTCCATTACCGGCAACCCGGACCATCCCTTTACCAGAGGCTTCATCTGCTCCAAGGGACGCAAGGCCCATGAACGCATCATCAGCCCGGAGCGCATTACCACGCCCCTTGCCAAGGTCAACGGCGCGTTCAGGCCCGTGGACTGGGACACCGCGCTGGACCGCATTGCGGACAGGCTGAACGCCCTGCGCCATGTGCCTGCCTCCATACTGCATATACGGTCCCACGGCTACCGGGGCGCACTGGCGGAAGCCAGCCGATTCCTGTTCCGCTCTCTTGGTGCCTCCACCACACGCGGAGCACTGTGTGACGATGCGGGCATAGAGGCCAGCATTGCGGACTTTGGCGCGCTGGACCATAATGACCCCCTAGATATGCTCAACGCCGGATTCATCGTGAACTGGGGCAAAGACCTTTCGCGTTCTTCCATCCACACCGCCCAACTGGTGAAGGAAGTCCGCAAACGCGGCAGAAAGGTTATCTCTATCTCACCCGGCGGAGACGGCAACGCCGAATTTTCTGATACCGTCATACGCATACGCCCCGGAACCGACCGTTTTCTGGCCGCAGCCATCATCCGCAAGCTGCTGGTGCGCGGGTACGCCTCCACCAGTGCCATTTTCAAGACAGCCAACTGGGATGCCTTCAAGGAGCTTATCGCCGCGCAGGACGAACAGAGCCTGCTACGCGACTGCGACTGTTCAGAACAGGACCTGAACCTGCTGGCAAACGTGTACGGCAACATGGATCTGAAGCCCGTTGCCAGCATCATCGGATGGGGCATGCAGCGGCATGTGTTCGGGGCGGAGAACGTGCGCTTCATCAACGCTCTTGGCCTGCTTTCCGGACATGTGGGACGGGCGGGAGGCGGGGTGTATTTCAACATCTCCTCCGGTCGCAACCTCAATACGGACTGGGCAAAGAACGCGGGCACTCCGGCGCGGCGGCTGCTCCTGCCCGCCATCGGCAGAGAGATTTTGCAGGCAACCCCGCCCGTGAAATTTCTGTGGGCGGACGGTTCCAACTTTGTAAATCAGACACCGGACGCGGCGACCAACGCCGCCGCCATGGACGCCATTGACTTTAAGGTGGTGGTGGACGGTTACATGACGGACACCGCCATGCGGGCGGACATTATCCTGCCGTGCGCCATGAACCACGAACGCGAGGAAATTCTGGGGTCGTGCCTGCATAACGGCGTGCAGTATTCCGCCGCCGTGTTTGCCCCGGCAGGAGAGGCGCGGCATGACTTTGACATTATGACGGATATTGCGGCGCGCCTTGGCATTGCAGCCCCCACGCGCGAGGACGTGCTGCGGCAGGCACTGGACAGCCCGTATCTTTCTGTCTCACTGGAAGAATTGCGGGCCAAGGGGTTTGCCATGGCGGACCATCCCGCCGTGGCGTGGGAGAACTATGACTTTGCCCACCCCGACGGAAAATACCGCCTGCCTGAAGCTCTGCACACGGAGCCGCCTGTACCGCAGGGGTTTCCGCTGCAACTGCTTTCGCTCGTACACCGGGATTTTCTGCATTCCCAGATGCCGGAGGTGGTGCAGGATGCTCCGCCTACCGTGTGGGTGAACATAGGGAATCCCGTTCTGCGCACGCTGGACAACACCCGGCCCATCTACCTTGCCACGCCCAAGGGGCGCATGGCGGTGCGCGTGGAGGTGCTGACCGACCTGCACCCGCGTTGTGCCATCATCCGGCGCGGCGGCTGGATGAAGCACGGCAACTGCGCCAATCCGCTCATAGAACCGCGTATCACCGACATGGGAGAAACCGCGGCCTACTACAGCCAGCACGCCCGGCTGGAAAACTAA
- a CDS encoding RtcB family protein: MKNNKTRKDRHNSTPAPPLHLVRESDAVWRIDPQGDMRVPCRLFATDAVRATLDATTLRQACNVAALPGIVTASMVMPDAHSGYGFPIGGVAAFDPEAGGVVSAGGVGFDIACGVRSLVTGLTPDDVRSRGREIADALFAAIPCGVGTGGAMPLTPGKLDDMLRGGAVWAVESGYGTAADLDRTEEGGRMRGADPAHVSAEAKKRFADQLGTLGSGNHYMEVQRVTHIHDAEAARAFGLAQDDILLSIHCGSRGLGHQIGTDYLARMTEAAPRFGLHLPDRELACAPILSELGQQYLAAMRAGINCALANRQVLTHLARTVLHSLFSHARLRMVYDVSHNTCKEETHMVQGVARRLFVHRKGATRAFGPGHEALGAFCRAVGQPVLVGGSMGTPSYILAGCESGAQSFYSANHGAGRAMSRTAARRDIAAKAMLAALDRSGIHIRTKDPRSIAEEAPQAYKDVDTVVHATEAAGLARRVARTEPLICIKG, encoded by the coding sequence ATGAAAAATAATAAGACCAGAAAAGACAGGCACAATAGCACACCTGCCCCGCCCCTGCATCTTGTACGGGAATCTGATGCCGTGTGGCGTATTGACCCGCAGGGAGACATGCGCGTGCCCTGCCGTCTGTTTGCCACGGACGCAGTGCGCGCCACGCTGGACGCAACCACCCTGCGGCAGGCATGCAACGTGGCCGCCCTGCCCGGCATTGTCACAGCCAGCATGGTCATGCCGGACGCGCACAGCGGATACGGGTTTCCCATAGGCGGGGTTGCCGCGTTTGACCCGGAAGCGGGCGGGGTTGTATCGGCTGGCGGGGTGGGTTTTGACATAGCCTGCGGGGTGCGCTCGCTGGTGACGGGGCTGACCCCGGACGATGTACGTTCCCGCGGGCGGGAGATTGCAGACGCCCTCTTCGCCGCCATTCCCTGCGGGGTGGGTACCGGAGGTGCCATGCCGCTCACTCCCGGCAAGCTGGACGATATGCTGCGGGGAGGAGCCGTATGGGCCGTGGAATCCGGATACGGCACCGCCGCCGACCTGGACAGGACGGAAGAAGGCGGAAGGATGCGCGGAGCCGACCCCGCCCATGTTTCCGCTGAGGCGAAAAAGCGGTTTGCGGACCAATTGGGCACGCTGGGTTCCGGCAACCACTACATGGAAGTGCAGCGGGTGACGCATATCCATGACGCCGAAGCCGCAAGGGCATTCGGGCTGGCGCAGGACGACATTCTGCTTTCCATCCATTGCGGTTCACGCGGACTGGGGCATCAGATAGGCACGGACTATCTGGCCCGGATGACCGAGGCGGCTCCACGATTCGGGCTGCACCTGCCGGACAGGGAGCTGGCCTGCGCACCCATTCTTTCCGAACTGGGCCAGCAGTATCTTGCTGCCATGCGGGCGGGCATAAACTGCGCTCTGGCCAACAGGCAGGTACTGACGCATCTTGCACGGACGGTGCTGCACAGCCTCTTCTCCCACGCGCGGCTGCGCATGGTGTATGACGTTTCGCACAACACCTGCAAAGAAGAAACCCACATGGTGCAGGGGGTTGCCCGCCGTCTCTTTGTGCACCGCAAGGGGGCAACGCGCGCCTTCGGCCCCGGACACGAAGCACTGGGAGCATTCTGCCGCGCCGTGGGGCAGCCTGTTCTGGTAGGCGGCAGCATGGGGACGCCATCGTACATACTGGCCGGGTGCGAATCTGGCGCACAGAGCTTTTATTCCGCCAATCACGGGGCGGGACGAGCCATGAGCCGCACGGCTGCCCGCAGGGATATTGCCGCCAAAGCAATGCTTGCCGCGCTGGACCGCAGCGGCATACATATCCGCACCAAAGACCCGCGAAGCATTGCGGAGGAGGCTCCGCAGGCGTACAAGGACGTGGACACCGTGGTACACGCCACGGAAGCCGCGGGACTTGCGCGGCGCGTGGCCCGGACCGAACCCCTCATCTGCATCAAGGGATAG
- a CDS encoding ACT domain-containing protein, whose product MKVEQISVFLENKAGRLAEVTKTLADAKINIRALSLADTSDFGILRLIVSDHERAKAVLKDNGFTVGRTTVVAVEVDDKPGGLHHILSTLSDNGVNVEYMYAFVQQGVANATLIFRFDRTDQALEILQKHCIPIVPGEKLYAC is encoded by the coding sequence ATGAAAGTCGAACAGATATCCGTATTTCTGGAAAACAAGGCCGGTCGTCTGGCCGAGGTGACGAAGACCCTCGCCGATGCAAAGATCAACATCCGCGCCCTTTCTCTGGCGGACACTTCGGACTTCGGCATCCTGCGCCTTATTGTCAGCGACCATGAGCGCGCAAAGGCCGTGCTCAAAGATAACGGGTTCACCGTGGGCCGGACCACCGTGGTGGCCGTGGAAGTGGACGACAAGCCCGGCGGGCTGCACCACATTCTTTCCACGCTCAGCGACAACGGCGTGAACGTGGAATACATGTACGCCTTTGTGCAGCAGGGCGTGGCCAACGCCACCCTCATCTTCCGCTTTGACAGAACCGATCAGGCTCTGGAGATTTTGCAGAAGCACTGCATTCCCATCGTACCCGGGGAAAAGCTCTACGCCTGCTAA
- a CDS encoding FAD-dependent oxidoreductase, translating to MSTNTAQTGAGTMNFGFMKAESAPPNGRNVAVIGAGPSGLATAGYLACLGYQVHVYDKLPKPGGLMVFGIPGHRIPESRIQRGVRDLERRLGVVFRTNTKICCSAPMHEEEGDHFACDILSLNDLVENYDAVMICSGSWKSRKLGVPGENLPGVYSGLEFLFPIRAVRYASTNVAVPDVRGKAVAVIGAGFSAVDVVDSAHSLGASAVYLLYRRTAREAPCGSFEIDRMREMGCQWMERRSPVVILGEGRVEALQITNAATGETETLPVDVVVSAIGEIPTPPFQKELGLENVRRGEVRWLNMTAIDNVFVAGDVLSGPSKIGKAVYSGLRAARSLANWLDLKAQHREDEYNFDADKMTR from the coding sequence ATGAGCACGAATACGGCGCAGACCGGTGCCGGAACCATGAACTTCGGTTTCATGAAGGCGGAATCCGCCCCCCCCAACGGGCGCAACGTGGCGGTCATCGGGGCCGGTCCCTCCGGGCTTGCCACGGCGGGCTATCTGGCCTGCCTCGGATATCAGGTGCATGTGTACGACAAGCTGCCCAAACCGGGCGGCCTCATGGTGTTCGGCATTCCCGGCCATCGCATACCGGAAAGCCGCATCCAGCGTGGCGTGCGCGACCTTGAAAGACGCCTCGGCGTGGTCTTCCGCACCAACACGAAAATATGCTGTAGCGCGCCCATGCACGAGGAAGAAGGCGACCACTTCGCCTGCGACATCCTCAGCCTGAACGACCTTGTGGAGAACTACGACGCGGTCATGATCTGTTCCGGTTCGTGGAAGTCCCGCAAACTGGGCGTTCCCGGCGAGAACCTGCCGGGCGTGTATTCCGGGCTTGAGTTCCTGTTCCCCATCCGCGCCGTCCGCTATGCCTCCACCAACGTCGCGGTGCCGGACGTGCGGGGCAAGGCCGTTGCCGTCATCGGAGCCGGTTTTTCCGCTGTGGATGTGGTGGATTCCGCCCATTCCCTCGGAGCCTCCGCAGTCTACCTGCTGTACCGGCGCACCGCGCGTGAGGCCCCCTGCGGCAGCTTTGAGATAGACCGCATGCGCGAAATGGGCTGCCAGTGGATGGAACGCCGATCCCCCGTGGTCATTCTCGGAGAGGGCAGGGTGGAAGCCTTGCAGATAACCAACGCCGCAACCGGAGAAACCGAAACCCTGCCCGTGGACGTGGTGGTCAGCGCCATTGGCGAAATTCCCACCCCGCCGTTCCAGAAGGAACTGGGACTGGAAAACGTCAGGCGGGGCGAGGTGCGCTGGCTGAACATGACCGCCATAGACAATGTTTTCGTGGCGGGCGATGTGCTCTCCGGCCCCAGCAAGATAGGCAAGGCCGTCTACAGCGGACTGCGTGCCGCGCGTTCTCTGGCCAATTGGCTGGACCTCAAGGCGCAGCACCGTGAGGATGAATACAATTTTGACGCGGACAAGATGACACGGTAG
- a CDS encoding 4Fe-4S dicluster domain-containing protein has product MLEGTKTLYIDYAKCIGCETCEAVCKFLYDVPRITMTRTTEGIMVPLYCKHCEKASCMNVCSRGALNRDRDGAVVLQPLLCRGCETRNCVIACPYAAFFATCSGVAVAKCDLCASRRAIGLGPACVEMCPCAAILYVDRADIPALETEESRKAYQRVMDHIRPPRCETQE; this is encoded by the coding sequence ATGCTTGAGGGCACAAAAACGCTCTATATAGATTACGCAAAATGCATCGGCTGCGAAACCTGCGAGGCCGTGTGCAAATTTCTGTATGATGTTCCGCGCATCACCATGACCCGGACCACAGAGGGAATCATGGTCCCCCTCTACTGCAAGCACTGCGAAAAGGCATCGTGCATGAACGTGTGCAGCCGTGGTGCGCTTAACCGCGACAGAGACGGTGCCGTGGTGCTGCAACCGCTGCTCTGTCGTGGCTGCGAAACACGCAACTGCGTCATCGCCTGTCCCTATGCGGCATTTTTCGCCACCTGCAGCGGAGTGGCCGTGGCAAAATGCGACCTGTGCGCCTCGCGCCGCGCTATCGGGCTTGGTCCCGCCTGCGTGGAAATGTGCCCCTGCGCGGCCATTCTGTATGTGGACAGGGCAGATATTCCCGCGCTGGAAACCGAAGAATCCCGTAAAGCCTACCAAAGGGTCATGGATCATATCCGTCCGCCCAGATGCGAGACACAGGAATAG
- a CDS encoding AAA family ATPase: MKPSEIVNALATLIIVEQPAFLWGPPGVGKSQIVAQVAAERGLTLVDIRAVLLDPVDLRGLPRFDDAGRTVWCPPSFLPVQGRGILFLDELNAAPPLVQAACYQLVLDRRLGEYELPAGWTVIAAGNRETDKAVTHRIPSALANRMVHLDVDPDLEDWLTWAKRAGIDARLCAFLQFRPRLLHAFDPKRNDKAFPSPRSWEFVSRILSAHPSALTLEALLRGTVGEGAAAEFCAFLRQYSSMPDADAVLANPGGIHLPEDPAVICALCESVARKAAEEVMPEFAVLASRLPVEFGVLLMRDAAAIQPSIVETEAFRGWACANSDVLV, from the coding sequence ATGAAGCCGTCAGAAATAGTCAATGCCCTCGCCACCCTCATCATCGTGGAACAACCCGCCTTTCTCTGGGGGCCGCCCGGCGTGGGCAAAAGTCAGATCGTGGCGCAGGTCGCGGCAGAAAGGGGACTTACCCTTGTGGATATCCGTGCCGTGCTGCTGGACCCGGTAGATCTGCGGGGTCTTCCCCGGTTTGACGACGCAGGCCGCACCGTCTGGTGTCCGCCGTCCTTCCTGCCCGTACAGGGCAGGGGAATCCTGTTTCTTGATGAACTGAACGCCGCGCCGCCCCTCGTGCAGGCCGCCTGCTACCAGCTGGTTCTGGACCGCAGGCTGGGAGAATACGAACTGCCTGCAGGCTGGACCGTCATCGCGGCGGGCAACCGGGAAACGGATAAGGCCGTCACGCACCGCATTCCTTCAGCCCTTGCCAACCGCATGGTGCATCTGGATGTGGACCCCGATCTGGAAGACTGGCTGACATGGGCCAAAAGGGCGGGCATAGATGCGCGCCTGTGTGCATTTTTGCAGTTCCGCCCGCGCCTTCTCCATGCCTTCGACCCCAAGCGCAACGATAAGGCCTTTCCCTCGCCCCGGTCATGGGAATTCGTGTCCCGCATTCTTTCGGCCCATCCCTCTGCGCTTACGCTTGAAGCACTCCTCCGCGGAACCGTGGGCGAAGGGGCTGCGGCGGAGTTCTGCGCCTTCCTGCGCCAATACTCCTCCATGCCCGATGCGGACGCCGTTCTCGCCAATCCCGGCGGCATACATTTGCCGGAAGATCCCGCCGTCATCTGCGCCCTGTGCGAATCCGTGGCCCGCAAGGCGGCGGAAGAGGTTATGCCGGAATTTGCGGTGCTGGCTTCCCGGCTGCCTGTAGAGTTCGGAGTGCTCCTCATGCGGGATGCGGCGGCGATCCAGCCTTCCATAGTAGAGACGGAAGCCTTCCGGGGCTGGGCCTGCGCAAACAGCGATGTGCTGGTCTGA